The following are from one region of the Leeia speluncae genome:
- a CDS encoding aldehyde dehydrogenase: MSESNTNVEDQDLSYWSKLAANLKPETRLYIAGKFVDAHEGGRFTNVNPATDQLIAEMSLGTAKDIDLAVTSARAAYRSGSWSKMAPRDRMSVLYRMADLIEKHAGELALLDCLDMGKPITSLLTGDVPFAALTFRYFGETIDKIEGAVTNTSTDALHMIVREPLGVVGCITPWNYPLMMAAWKVAPALAAGNSVVLKPAEQSPMSALLLARLFTEAGGPDGVFNVVNGFGEDAGRALASHMDVDKISFTGSTEVGRLMMIYAGQSNMKRVTTELGGKSPQIILDDVADIDVAVDYAIHGIYANQGEVCSASSRILVHEKIYDQFVEKFIKRAPELYQPGNPLDPQTTMGPLVTREQQRRVQEYISIGNTEGAKQALAASLAPELSAGYFVAPTLFFDANPNMRIAREEIFGPVATIMPIKSVDEAIQIANDSIYGLGAGIWTSNLTTAHRMVKEIEAGMVWVNCYDHGDMTQPWGGYKQSGQGRDKCFETVLAHTQTKSVWIHLG, translated from the coding sequence GTGAGTGAAAGCAATACTAACGTGGAAGATCAAGATTTAAGTTACTGGAGCAAACTAGCCGCTAACTTAAAGCCAGAAACAAGACTATATATTGCCGGTAAATTTGTGGACGCTCATGAAGGAGGGCGTTTCACGAATGTGAATCCGGCAACTGATCAGCTGATTGCCGAAATGTCGTTAGGTACTGCTAAAGATATCGATTTAGCCGTTACCAGTGCCCGTGCCGCTTACCGCAGTGGTAGTTGGTCTAAAATGGCGCCGCGCGACAGAATGAGCGTGCTTTATCGGATGGCTGACTTAATCGAAAAACATGCGGGTGAGTTAGCTCTCTTGGATTGTTTGGACATGGGTAAGCCGATTACTAGTTTGCTGACTGGCGATGTTCCCTTTGCTGCACTAACTTTCCGCTATTTTGGGGAAACGATCGACAAGATCGAAGGTGCTGTTACGAATACTAGCACTGATGCACTTCATATGATTGTGCGGGAGCCATTAGGGGTGGTTGGTTGCATTACGCCATGGAACTATCCATTGATGATGGCCGCGTGGAAAGTCGCTCCGGCACTGGCGGCAGGCAATTCGGTGGTACTTAAACCTGCAGAACAGTCTCCAATGAGTGCGCTTTTATTAGCACGATTGTTTACCGAAGCCGGTGGACCAGACGGTGTGTTTAACGTTGTGAATGGTTTCGGTGAAGATGCTGGTCGTGCACTTGCTTCTCATATGGATGTCGACAAGATTAGCTTTACTGGATCTACAGAGGTTGGTCGTCTAATGATGATTTATGCCGGCCAATCTAATATGAAGCGCGTTACGACTGAGTTGGGGGGTAAGAGCCCTCAAATCATTCTTGATGATGTGGCTGATATTGATGTCGCGGTTGATTACGCGATTCATGGTATTTATGCCAACCAAGGTGAAGTGTGCTCCGCTAGTTCTCGTATTCTTGTTCATGAAAAAATTTATGATCAGTTTGTTGAGAAGTTCATCAAACGTGCACCAGAGCTATATCAACCAGGTAACCCACTTGATCCACAGACGACCATGGGGCCATTAGTAACACGTGAGCAGCAACGCAGAGTGCAAGAGTACATTTCAATTGGCAATACCGAAGGCGCTAAACAAGCACTAGCAGCCTCGCTCGCGCCAGAGTTAAGTGCCGGATATTTTGTGGCTCCTACTTTATTCTTCGATGCAAATCCCAATATGCGTATCGCTCGTGAAGAAATCTTTGGGCCAGTTGCAACCATCATGCCAATTAAATCAGTCGATGAAGCAATCCAGATTGCCAACGATTCTATTTATGGTTTAGGTGCGGGCATCTGGACATCGAATCTCACTACGGCACATCGAATGGTCAAAGAGATCGAGGCTGGCATGGTCTGGGTGAATTGTTATGACCATGGTGACATGACCCAACCTTGGGGTGGGTATAAACAGTCTGGCCAAGGTAGAGATAAGTGCTTTGAGACTGTCCTTGCGCATACGCAGACAAAATCTGTTTGGATCCACTTGGGTTAA
- a CDS encoding APC family permease produces the protein MQEQYNNDDEQLKALGYTPSFDRSMSLWESFALGFTYLSPVVGAYTLFAFGMTAGGPPFIWSYLIAAIGQMFVCLIFGEVVSQFPIAGGLYPWTRRLVGPRWAWMSGWIYMWALITTVAAVPVGGAPFLAYLLGFTVTPFNTTVIALVLLFASTLFNQLGTKALARVAMFGFICEIAGALLVSGYLLLFGRLNSPHVILETFNLGSGGSYLPAFLAAALVGMFCCYGFEACGDVAEETPNPSKAIPKAMRMTIYIGIPVTIYTCLGLILAVPDLQAVITGKDVDPINTILTRNFGEIGSRVIYGIILISHISCILSLQAAVSRLIYAYARDKMIAFSGVLSKISPKNHVPSAALILAGVISALIVCIGFFIQEGLTIIVSFASVGIYIAFQMVIVGALFARFRGWRPAGQFKLGHWGWIVNILALVYGVAATINILWPRSPDAPWYMNYSVLLSLTIVLVTGCLYLLLEKPHRNSNAPAGDAWHITRQSKKNVKKDKVTNLAMNEE, from the coding sequence ATGCAAGAACAATACAACAATGATGATGAGCAACTCAAAGCATTAGGTTATACCCCAAGCTTTGATCGCTCGATGAGCCTTTGGGAAAGTTTTGCACTTGGATTTACGTATTTATCACCTGTGGTTGGTGCTTATACGCTATTTGCATTTGGCATGACCGCTGGCGGCCCGCCATTTATCTGGTCTTATCTGATTGCCGCCATTGGCCAAATGTTTGTGTGTCTAATTTTTGGTGAAGTGGTATCGCAGTTTCCGATCGCCGGTGGTCTTTATCCATGGACACGCAGGCTAGTCGGCCCTCGTTGGGCATGGATGAGCGGATGGATATACATGTGGGCTTTGATTACAACCGTGGCTGCCGTTCCGGTTGGAGGGGCGCCATTTTTAGCTTATCTGCTCGGTTTTACCGTGACACCATTCAACACAACGGTGATTGCGCTCGTACTGCTATTTGCTTCTACATTGTTTAATCAATTGGGGACAAAGGCATTAGCACGGGTGGCTATGTTTGGCTTTATTTGTGAAATTGCAGGGGCACTGTTGGTGAGTGGCTATCTCTTGCTATTTGGTCGTCTTAACTCGCCTCATGTCATTTTAGAAACCTTTAATTTGGGATCCGGAGGTTCTTATCTTCCTGCATTCCTTGCCGCAGCACTAGTTGGTATGTTTTGCTGCTACGGTTTTGAAGCTTGCGGAGATGTGGCCGAAGAAACACCAAATCCAAGTAAAGCCATTCCTAAAGCGATGCGTATGACCATTTATATTGGTATTCCAGTAACCATTTATACGTGTCTTGGGTTGATTCTAGCCGTACCTGATTTGCAAGCCGTGATTACCGGAAAGGATGTCGATCCAATCAATACAATCCTGACCAGAAACTTTGGCGAGATTGGGTCGCGTGTGATTTATGGAATTATTTTGATCTCCCATATTTCGTGCATTCTTAGTTTGCAAGCTGCCGTTAGCCGTCTTATCTATGCGTATGCTCGCGACAAAATGATTGCCTTCAGTGGTGTGTTATCGAAAATTTCACCAAAAAATCACGTTCCATCAGCTGCTTTGATACTTGCAGGTGTCATCTCTGCATTAATTGTATGTATTGGCTTCTTTATTCAAGAAGGTCTAACTATCATTGTTAGCTTTGCATCAGTAGGTATTTATATTGCTTTTCAGATGGTGATTGTTGGTGCGCTATTCGCTCGTTTTCGCGGGTGGCGTCCTGCTGGCCAATTCAAGTTAGGTCATTGGGGTTGGATCGTGAATATCTTGGCATTGGTCTACGGTGTTGCGGCTACGATTAACATCTTGTGGCCACGTTCTCCTGATGCGCCATGGTATATGAACTACTCTGTGTTACTCAGCCTGACCATCGTGTTGGTGACTGGTTGCTTATATTTGCTTCTAGAAAAACCGCATCGTAATAGTAACGCACCAGCAGGGGATGCATGGCACATTACTCGTCAATCTAAAAAGAACGTCAAAAAAGATAAGGTAACTAATTTGGCGATGAATGAAGAGTAA
- a CDS encoding PAS domain-containing protein, with product MNQHARLWNSAPVLFDVISSDDRIVYVNQTEETYLGFKVGELTGVSTKYIYPDETRQLFQDLLVGKRQSPIQMIELKVTGSNGVTYEFAASTSIIDDPDFGRCLSVVKMPLGNALANVKRLERENEVLSSIISTARDASYCVEYTEPVDMTAPEHEIIRQIFQNQCIWRYCNEAMSRLYRLPIGDDINNHDVRAVFARNPENESFVRELINHNFHIDGALAHDHRFDGVDMFVENDVRADIRDNQLYRFWGTVRDLNSRKRREMELKSQANSALDILGAIPDPVIVVDSNGRIDGANTAVEWSLDWKIEHILGISLDHILDTSEPITVSLQMAKPARVANPIPAFAMRRNGARVKCLATIASTSNEFEQGRCVITLRLPKQDSSQPVVGNEAFK from the coding sequence ATGAACCAGCATGCCCGTCTTTGGAATTCGGCTCCTGTGTTATTCGATGTGATTTCATCGGATGACAGGATCGTTTACGTCAATCAGACCGAAGAAACGTATCTTGGTTTTAAAGTTGGCGAACTAACTGGCGTTAGCACCAAATACATCTATCCAGATGAAACCCGCCAGTTATTTCAAGACTTGCTTGTTGGTAAGCGTCAAAGTCCAATTCAAATGATTGAACTAAAAGTGACGGGTAGCAATGGCGTAACATATGAATTTGCGGCAAGCACGAGTATTATTGACGACCCTGATTTTGGTCGTTGCTTAAGCGTAGTAAAAATGCCGCTAGGTAATGCTCTTGCAAATGTAAAACGGCTTGAGCGAGAAAATGAAGTTCTGTCTAGTATCATTTCTACAGCAAGAGATGCCAGTTATTGCGTTGAATATACAGAACCAGTCGATATGACCGCCCCTGAACACGAAATCATCCGGCAAATTTTCCAGAACCAATGTATTTGGCGTTATTGTAATGAAGCGATGTCACGTCTGTATCGTTTGCCAATTGGTGATGATATTAACAATCATGATGTCAGAGCGGTGTTTGCCCGAAATCCAGAAAATGAATCATTTGTTCGAGAGTTGATTAACCATAACTTCCATATTGACGGTGCGCTTGCGCATGATCACCGCTTTGATGGTGTAGATATGTTTGTTGAAAATGATGTTCGCGCCGATATTCGTGACAACCAACTTTATCGTTTTTGGGGCACGGTAAGAGATTTGAATAGCCGCAAAAGAAGAGAGATGGAATTAAAATCCCAAGCAAACTCTGCTCTGGATATTTTAGGGGCAATTCCTGATCCCGTCATCGTAGTCGATAGCAATGGCCGAATTGATGGTGCTAATACCGCTGTAGAATGGAGTTTAGACTGGAAAATTGAGCACATTCTAGGGATTAGTCTCGATCATATCCTAGATACGAGCGAACCAATCACGGTTTCCTTGCAAATGGCAAAGCCGGCTAGAGTCGCTAATCCGATCCCTGCTTTTGCGATGCGCAGAAATGGCGCTAGAGTAAAGTGTCTGGCAACCATTGCATCTACTTCAAATGAGTTCGAGCAAGGACGCTGTGTGATTACCTTACGCCTGCCTAAACAGGATTCTTCTCAGCCTGTTGTAGGTAATGAGGCATTTAAATGA
- a CDS encoding sigma-54 interaction domain-containing protein, which translates to MNGNGRTQFPLDDALEALPDGVAVIDQRGEVVYLNSQFSALLNCEYQEVKNQHFSILTRLTSINLDDLITRIKTGRKAELLLNIGENRSLLSSIRRIGQDSIHNNGIIVVLRDLSVIDHERKRVGDPNSKSAFKFLSQQKTRPDLVHQRRISPKLNQLLTVGERAMVQNARVLLLGESGAGKTEIARYLHTYISDEASPFVHVNCGAIPDTLFESEMFGYERGSFTGALQSGKKGLIEAADGGTLFLDEVGEIPLVMQAKLLKFLESGSVQRVGGATEHTVKVRIITATNRDLFTMVSEGSFRRDLYYRIAVVPLHAPSLRDSKEMINELLDYFVAVINKGRDEPLSLSSECRMKLMSYSFPGNIRELQNIVQQISVMAGAIGDVKHLPEYILNESSSSGNHNLVEGDLKSIVSSYERTVIQEVVDKLGSKRKAAKALGVDIGTIVRKTQTKETE; encoded by the coding sequence ATGAATGGGAACGGGCGTACACAGTTTCCTTTAGACGATGCGTTAGAAGCGTTACCAGATGGCGTAGCGGTAATTGATCAACGCGGAGAGGTGGTTTATCTCAATTCACAATTTTCAGCGCTGTTGAATTGTGAATACCAAGAAGTTAAAAACCAACATTTCTCTATTCTGACTAGACTTACTTCAATCAATCTAGATGATCTCATCACGCGGATAAAAACCGGTAGAAAAGCCGAGTTACTGTTAAATATTGGCGAGAATCGTTCTCTACTTTCATCCATTCGACGAATAGGCCAAGACTCTATTCATAACAACGGAATTATCGTTGTTTTAAGAGACTTATCCGTCATCGATCATGAAAGAAAACGGGTAGGTGATCCAAATAGCAAGTCTGCATTTAAGTTTCTATCACAGCAAAAGACGCGTCCAGATCTTGTTCATCAACGCAGAATTTCGCCAAAACTAAATCAGTTACTGACAGTGGGTGAACGTGCAATGGTACAAAATGCACGGGTACTTTTGTTAGGAGAGTCTGGGGCTGGCAAAACCGAAATTGCACGTTATCTGCATACCTATATTTCAGATGAGGCATCTCCTTTTGTGCATGTGAACTGCGGCGCCATTCCAGATACGCTGTTTGAATCTGAAATGTTCGGTTATGAGCGTGGATCGTTTACTGGTGCATTGCAAAGCGGAAAAAAGGGTTTAATCGAGGCAGCTGATGGAGGGACATTATTTCTCGATGAAGTAGGAGAAATTCCTTTGGTCATGCAGGCAAAGTTATTGAAGTTTCTTGAGTCTGGTAGTGTGCAAAGAGTGGGTGGGGCGACGGAGCATACGGTTAAAGTTAGAATTATTACAGCAACGAATCGTGATCTTTTTACAATGGTTTCTGAAGGCAGTTTCAGGAGAGATTTATACTACCGAATTGCTGTGGTTCCACTTCATGCGCCATCTCTTCGTGACTCTAAAGAGATGATCAATGAGTTGCTAGATTACTTTGTTGCCGTCATTAACAAAGGAAGAGACGAACCACTGAGCCTTTCAAGCGAATGCCGAATGAAACTAATGTCGTATTCTTTTCCCGGGAATATTCGTGAGCTTCAAAATATTGTGCAGCAAATTTCTGTCATGGCTGGCGCAATTGGTGATGTAAAGCATTTACCCGAATACATTTTAAACGAGTCGTCTAGCTCTGGTAATCACAACTTAGTAGAGGGTGATTTAAAGTCTATTGTTTCCTCTTATGAAAGAACAGTCATTCAAGAGGTTGTCGATAAATTAGGTTCTAAAAGAAAAGCGGCGAAAGCGCTTGGCGTTGATATCGGTACGATTGTACGTAAAACCCAAACTAAAGAAACAGAGTGA
- a CDS encoding helix-turn-helix domain-containing protein: MELKTIKPKKLEVTRAENFPVATESKVVSLGTRVRNARQEQNLTLENASKLCGVSRSTLSKIENELMSPTFDVLQKIIAGLKIEFNSLFGPAPSQGHSGRRAVTKSGEGERYEQGKSYQFEVLANELAHKTMLPFKITVTARHLDDVGKWSRHEGEEFVYVLSGTLRMYTELYTPVDLEVGDSIYYDAKMGHAAISISEQDAVVLWVTTQRPSY, translated from the coding sequence ATGGAACTCAAGACAATCAAACCGAAAAAATTAGAAGTTACACGGGCAGAAAATTTTCCAGTGGCGACAGAGAGCAAAGTCGTCTCTCTCGGCACGCGGGTAAGAAATGCAAGACAAGAGCAAAACCTCACGCTAGAAAATGCGAGTAAGCTGTGTGGTGTCTCTCGTTCGACCTTATCCAAAATCGAAAACGAGCTGATGTCTCCAACGTTTGATGTGCTGCAGAAGATAATCGCCGGTTTAAAAATTGAATTTAACAGCCTGTTTGGACCAGCTCCTAGCCAAGGCCATAGCGGACGCCGCGCCGTCACAAAAAGTGGTGAAGGTGAACGTTACGAACAGGGAAAATCCTACCAGTTTGAAGTGCTCGCCAATGAGCTAGCGCACAAAACCATGCTGCCATTTAAAATTACCGTGACAGCAAGGCACCTAGACGATGTGGGCAAATGGTCTCGTCACGAAGGCGAAGAATTTGTGTATGTATTATCTGGCACACTACGTATGTACACAGAACTCTACACGCCAGTAGATTTAGAAGTGGGCGACAGTATTTATTACGATGCAAAAATGGGCCATGCCGCGATTTCGATTAGCGAGCAAGATGCAGTGGTATTGTGGGTGACAACACAGCGGCCAAGTTACTAA
- a CDS encoding thiamine pyrophosphate-binding protein, translating into MTAKYVENRTGGQLLVDSLLALGVDTGFCVPGESYLAVLDALYDVKDAFELITCRNEGGAGFMAEAYGKLKARPAACFVTRGPGACNASIGIHTALQDSTPLLLFIGQVSRDQLGREAFQEVNYREMFKPLAKWITEIDDARRIPEILQRAYQIATAGRPGPVVIALPEDMLTDVVAKSSLPTMPTRFDAPLPLLAKEEIRVELAKAKQPLIIVGGGGWTENAREALTQFANDWSLPVVASFRRQDVFNNLHPNYIGELGTSVSPQLAKRVEEADLLIVIGSRLSEMTTNGYTLVTSPTPQQTLIHLHPDEAEINKVFSAKVGVAVSVNEAAFGLAEIKPKSDSIAWQPWLSRAQAEYEANLASAKVIGDVDMFAVMQTVNQLAPKDAIYTNGAGNYTGWLHRFHRYSVYPSQLAPTSGAMGYGLPAAIGAAVAEPDRTAICFAGDGCFMMNAQELATIARHQLKLIILLINNGVYGTIRMHQEKHYPDRKIATRLENPDFVAYAKSFGLEGVRVEKTAEFEAAFTNALASENTTLIEIIVDPRQVSTRSIAG; encoded by the coding sequence ATGACAGCAAAGTATGTAGAAAACCGTACAGGTGGACAGTTGTTGGTAGATAGCTTGTTGGCACTTGGCGTGGATACTGGTTTTTGTGTGCCGGGCGAAAGCTATTTGGCCGTATTAGATGCGCTTTATGATGTAAAAGATGCTTTTGAGTTGATCACTTGCCGTAATGAAGGCGGCGCAGGGTTTATGGCAGAGGCGTATGGCAAATTAAAAGCCAGACCAGCCGCATGTTTTGTTACCCGAGGGCCCGGCGCGTGTAATGCAAGTATCGGGATTCACACGGCACTGCAAGATTCCACCCCTTTATTGCTGTTTATTGGCCAAGTATCGAGAGATCAGCTGGGTAGAGAGGCATTTCAAGAGGTGAACTACCGTGAAATGTTTAAACCCCTAGCAAAATGGATTACCGAAATTGATGATGCACGACGGATTCCGGAAATTTTGCAAAGAGCATACCAAATTGCAACGGCTGGCCGACCTGGCCCTGTTGTCATTGCCTTGCCAGAAGATATGCTGACAGATGTTGTCGCTAAAAGTAGCTTGCCCACAATGCCCACCCGCTTTGATGCACCCTTACCCTTATTGGCGAAAGAGGAAATTAGGGTTGAATTAGCAAAAGCCAAGCAACCGTTAATCATTGTTGGCGGTGGTGGCTGGACAGAAAATGCGCGTGAAGCATTAACCCAATTTGCTAATGATTGGTCGTTGCCGGTGGTAGCGAGTTTCCGCCGACAAGATGTATTTAATAATCTTCATCCAAACTATATTGGTGAATTAGGTACATCGGTTAGTCCGCAACTCGCTAAGCGAGTAGAAGAGGCGGATTTACTGATTGTGATTGGTTCACGCTTATCTGAAATGACCACCAATGGCTATACCTTGGTGACCTCGCCAACCCCTCAGCAAACGCTTATTCATCTTCATCCTGATGAAGCAGAAATTAATAAAGTATTTTCTGCCAAAGTGGGGGTGGCGGTTAGTGTGAATGAGGCCGCATTTGGGTTGGCAGAGATTAAACCCAAATCAGATTCCATTGCTTGGCAGCCATGGTTATCACGTGCCCAAGCAGAATACGAAGCTAACTTAGCTTCCGCTAAGGTAATTGGAGACGTAGATATGTTTGCGGTGATGCAAACCGTGAATCAGCTAGCTCCAAAAGATGCAATTTATACGAATGGTGCGGGTAACTATACGGGCTGGTTGCATCGTTTTCACCGCTATAGCGTATATCCGTCTCAATTAGCGCCAACAAGTGGTGCAATGGGGTATGGCTTACCTGCTGCCATTGGTGCAGCCGTTGCTGAACCTGATCGTACAGCCATCTGCTTTGCAGGGGATGGGTGTTTTATGATGAATGCGCAAGAGCTCGCGACTATTGCGAGACACCAATTAAAACTCATCATCTTGCTGATCAATAATGGCGTGTACGGCACGATTCGTATGCATCAAGAAAAGCATTATCCAGATCGTAAAATCGCCACCCGTTTAGAAAATCCGGATTTTGTTGCTTATGCAAAAAGCTTCGGTCTAGAAGGGGTTAGGGTGGAAAAGACCGCCGAGTTTGAAGCGGCGTTTACAAATGCACTAGCAAGTGAAAACACCACATTGATCGAAATTATCGTCGATCCGCGTCAGGTTTCAACCAGAAGTATTGCTGGGTAA
- a CDS encoding DUF1338 domain-containing protein: MSATAARQSLLWALLSKVVGESKTEALFKMIQVDEVFLTPDAVSVPRLVLAQAMNMVLFDKNLEAVPEGKAYVTDKLAAGEQVVFDHGALRTVKLEGMGSLPAGELSFKRILEPLGFVVGGVYPLPKLKMTGRAYVHQEAPELVAQFFVSELHVDEFSPSFQDAVRRVTKDSVDPLKAEDHALLQQLAADSALPFEAAVRLLPALVHAFGVHHPIPALDDYNIILKESAEMAWISTEGNCFNHATDHVPDVFKLTEQQAALGRSIKPQVEVSTDGSVRQTAFRAAQVKRAFRDEAGRVVEQVVPGSFYEFITRDRVLDQSSGEMKMDLRFDSGNAQGIFKMTAAMC, translated from the coding sequence ATGTCTGCTACTGCTGCACGTCAATCTTTACTTTGGGCTTTATTATCTAAAGTGGTTGGAGAATCTAAAACAGAAGCTTTGTTTAAGATGATTCAAGTCGATGAAGTGTTTTTAACGCCAGATGCAGTTAGCGTCCCAAGACTTGTATTAGCACAAGCAATGAATATGGTGTTGTTTGATAAAAACCTAGAAGCTGTGCCAGAGGGCAAAGCCTATGTAACAGATAAGTTAGCTGCTGGTGAGCAAGTGGTGTTTGATCATGGCGCGCTTCGCACCGTAAAACTAGAAGGCATGGGTAGCCTGCCTGCTGGCGAATTATCTTTCAAACGCATTTTAGAGCCATTAGGTTTTGTTGTTGGTGGTGTTTACCCTCTACCAAAATTGAAAATGACTGGCCGTGCTTATGTTCATCAAGAAGCCCCAGAGTTGGTCGCGCAGTTTTTTGTGTCTGAATTGCATGTGGATGAATTTTCCCCAAGCTTTCAAGACGCGGTGCGTCGAGTAACCAAAGATTCGGTAGACCCTTTAAAAGCAGAAGACCACGCATTATTGCAGCAGCTTGCAGCAGATAGCGCATTGCCATTTGAAGCAGCAGTTCGCTTATTGCCTGCCTTGGTTCATGCTTTTGGTGTGCATCACCCCATTCCAGCGCTAGATGATTACAACATTATCTTAAAAGAATCTGCCGAAATGGCGTGGATTTCTACGGAAGGTAACTGTTTTAACCATGCAACCGACCACGTACCAGATGTATTTAAACTAACCGAGCAACAAGCTGCTTTGGGTCGTTCTATTAAGCCGCAGGTAGAAGTCTCTACTGATGGTTCTGTTCGCCAAACCGCTTTCCGTGCTGCCCAAGTAAAACGCGCATTCCGTGATGAGGCCGGCCGTGTGGTAGAGCAGGTTGTACCCGGTTCATTTTATGAGTTCATTACCCGTGACCGCGTTTTAGACCAGTCTTCTGGCGAAATGAAGATGGACTTACGTTTTGATAGCGGAAATGCACAAGGCATTTTCAAAATGACAGCTGCAATGTGCTAA
- a CDS encoding aspartate aminotransferase family protein, whose translation MTASSQLNDLRTGHVSAGIKTLHPVYIDRAENARVWDTDGNEYIDLIAGIGVLNTGHRHPKVMSAAMAQMEKFTHSCFNAIPHEPYVKLAAGLSKVAAPIIENPRLMLTSSGAEAMENAIKLARAYTRRTAMIAFDGGFHGRTLATLALTAKVKPYKTLIGPLPGPVYHASFASKDNGVTREEALASLERILKVEVAPEDVAAIVIEPVQGEGGFIPVDSGFMQDIRKLCDQHGILLIVDEIQSGFGRSGKLFAVEHSGVKPDLLVIGKGVAGGFPLAGVIGKETIMNCLPPGGLGGTYAGNAVACAAGAAVLEVMESEHLLAQANQIGEVVVARVNAMKAGPNGQHIGQLRGIGAMRAFDLVTDGKPDAAKLQKLLAKAREKGVLLIAAGEHGNVIRLLPPLTIPLADLEKAMDVIESLLGEL comes from the coding sequence ATGACTGCTTCATCGCAACTGAATGATCTAAGAACGGGCCATGTGAGTGCGGGCATTAAAACGCTTCACCCTGTGTATATAGATAGGGCAGAAAATGCGCGCGTTTGGGATACCGATGGCAATGAATATATCGATCTTATCGCTGGTATTGGGGTGCTAAATACCGGGCATCGCCACCCTAAAGTGATGTCAGCGGCGATGGCGCAGATGGAAAAATTTACCCATAGCTGTTTTAATGCGATTCCGCATGAGCCTTACGTGAAGCTCGCTGCCGGTTTGAGTAAAGTTGCCGCGCCTATCATTGAAAATCCTCGTTTAATGTTAACCAGTAGTGGTGCAGAAGCAATGGAAAACGCCATTAAACTGGCGCGTGCTTATACCCGCCGCACTGCAATGATTGCATTTGATGGTGGTTTTCATGGCCGTACACTTGCCACACTGGCTCTGACCGCTAAAGTAAAACCATACAAAACCTTGATTGGGCCATTACCTGGGCCGGTTTATCACGCCAGCTTTGCCAGCAAAGATAATGGCGTGACACGCGAAGAAGCATTGGCTTCTTTAGAGCGCATCTTAAAGGTGGAAGTAGCGCCAGAAGATGTGGCGGCAATTGTGATTGAACCCGTGCAAGGAGAGGGCGGTTTTATTCCGGTGGATAGTGGGTTTATGCAAGATATTCGCAAGCTGTGCGATCAACACGGTATCTTGCTAATTGTGGATGAAATCCAGAGTGGTTTTGGCCGCTCGGGCAAACTATTTGCTGTAGAGCATAGTGGCGTTAAACCAGACCTACTTGTTATTGGTAAAGGGGTGGCAGGTGGTTTCCCATTAGCCGGTGTCATTGGTAAAGAAACCATTATGAATTGCTTGCCGCCTGGCGGTTTGGGTGGCACATATGCCGGTAATGCAGTGGCGTGTGCCGCTGGGGCGGCTGTACTAGAGGTAATGGAAAGCGAGCACCTGCTTGCCCAAGCTAACCAGATTGGCGAAGTGGTTGTTGCAAGAGTGAATGCAATGAAAGCAGGGCCAAATGGTCAGCATATTGGCCAACTGCGCGGCATTGGTGCGATGCGAGCATTCGATTTAGTGACAGATGGCAAGCCAGATGCCGCTAAGCTGCAAAAGCTATTAGCAAAAGCAAGAGAGAAAGGCGTGCTACTCATCGCTGCGGGTGAGCATGGCAATGTGATTCGCTTATTGCCACCATTAACGATCCCATTGGCGGATTTAGAAAAAGCAATGGATGTGATTGAATCCTTGCTAGGCGAATTGTAA